The Drosophila simulans strain w501 chromosome 3R, Prin_Dsim_3.1, whole genome shotgun sequence genome contains the following window.
GGTTTTTGAGTTCCTACTGAAGACTGATCCGAACCTGCTCGTTTCTGCTGACGTTTTTAGCCCAGAGGAGAAGGCTGAAGGTGTTAATTTATCCTTTAAGCCCACAATAGAGTGGTATGCTACTCCCAATGCTGTTATGTTGGCGGAGCCCAAGGAATTGCTGCGGAACAGTTGGAGCAACCGCATTCCCATCATTTTGGGCGCTAATACCGATGAGGGGCTACTAAGTACAGTTGGTTTTAAGTCCGATCCCAAGGTCTTGCAGGGATTCCGGGATCACCCAGAGAGGGCACTACCGCCTGTCCTTAAGAGCACCTGCGACTCCGCCCACAAGCGTGAAATGGCTCTCAAAATGCTGGAGTATTTCTGCCAGGCGAGTGGTGATCAACTCAGCTTCGATCATTTCGATGCTGTAAAAGATATCTTCACCCACCATACCTTTCACGCGCTGTACCGAATGATCCAATCCAGACTGGCTTACGCTCAGGCACCGACTTACTTTTACCGCTTCGACTTCGATTCGCCGGACTTTAACTTCTACCGGATTCAGAACTGGGGAAAGGAGCAGCGCGGAGTTAATCACGTGGACGAGCTGGGCTACATATATGTCATGCCGGCCACTTTTAAATTGGACAAATCCCGACCAGAGTTCACCACGATTTGTCGAATGGTATCCATGTTTGTGCACTTTGCCGCCACATCGGATCCAAACTCACCGCTTACGAAACCTTTTGTAGATTGGAAGCCAGTAACCTCGGGGACTACTCCTATGGTCCTCAACATCGCCGAGGAACTTAAGTTTATCCCGCATACCATGCCTAAACTAGTGTTCTATGATCAACTATTCGAACAGGCTGGAGTTTCCCTTTTTTAGTCTTTATTACTCGAAACCTCAATAATTCTCTTACAGAATCTTAAATTGAGCAGGCCAAGT
Protein-coding sequences here:
- the LOC6727101 gene encoding esterase B1, which gives rise to MSFENSGTSPVVQTTHGKVQGTLMKGLYDNEFYVFDGIPYAAPPLGSLRFKEPQDIQPWKETRDCSKPASKCLQVIALTKVIEGSEDCLYLNISVKTLQSEKPFPIMVYIHGGAFLRGDSSRRLWAPDYFMEENVLHVSIGHRLGLFGFLNFADPLLDVPGNAGLKDIIMALRWIKANALNFNGDPDRITIFGHSSGSYMVNMLLASPQTEGLFHKAILMAGFSMEVNTQPHLEYRLAKRLGYEGNNVDSQVFEFLLKTDPNLLVSADVFSPEEKAEGVNLSFKPTIEWYATPNAVMLAEPKELLRNSWSNRIPIILGANTDEGLLSTVGFKSDPKVLQGFRDHPERALPPVLKSTCDSAHKREMALKMLEYFCQASGDQLSFDHFDAVKDIFTHHTFHALYRMIQSRLAYAQAPTYFYRFDFDSPDFNFYRIQNWGKEQRGVNHVDELGYIYVMPATFKLDKSRPEFTTICRMVSMFVHFAATSDPNSPLTKPFVDWKPVTSGTTPMVLNIAEELKFIPHTMPKLVFYDQLFEQAGVSLF